The following are encoded together in the Arthrobacter sp. Y-9 genome:
- a CDS encoding COX15/CtaA family protein, producing MNASTPLGERINRLVERLPTEVDGRVRKLSIASLVGQIILIGTGGAVRLTSSGLGCPTWPRCTSESLVNTPEMGVHGIIEFGNRTLTFLLAAVALLMLVALWRIRKERRDLFVLALGLLASIPAQAIIGGITVLSGLNPWVVGLHFLVSMALVIFAMLLVNRAYGRTGRFMNRTLEALPGIAAPLTAAVAFFAALAVVLGVVVTGAGPHAGDANAPRNGLDWDVVSHFHAVPAYLVTAGVLVAVVLAFRHRIQGLFRSAGLTLLGVTLLQAAIGFIQYYNGIPPLLVGSHMVVGALLMAAATNLADVSRWSPKA from the coding sequence ATGAATGCCAGCACCCCTCTGGGTGAACGGATCAACCGTCTCGTGGAACGGCTTCCCACCGAGGTCGACGGCCGCGTCCGCAAGCTGTCCATCGCCTCGCTGGTCGGTCAGATCATCCTCATCGGAACCGGCGGCGCGGTCCGCCTGACCTCCTCCGGCCTGGGCTGCCCCACCTGGCCGCGCTGCACGAGCGAGTCGCTCGTCAACACCCCGGAGATGGGCGTCCACGGCATCATCGAGTTCGGCAACCGCACGCTGACGTTCCTGCTGGCCGCCGTCGCGCTGCTGATGCTCGTGGCGCTGTGGCGGATCCGCAAGGAGCGCCGCGACCTCTTCGTCCTGGCGCTCGGCCTGCTCGCCAGCATCCCGGCCCAGGCGATCATCGGCGGCATCACCGTGCTGTCCGGGCTGAACCCCTGGGTGGTGGGCCTGCACTTCCTGGTCTCGATGGCGCTGGTGATCTTCGCCATGCTGCTCGTGAACCGCGCCTACGGCCGCACCGGTCGCTTCATGAACCGCACGCTGGAAGCGCTCCCGGGCATCGCCGCGCCGCTCACCGCCGCTGTGGCCTTCTTCGCCGCCCTCGCCGTCGTGCTCGGCGTGGTCGTGACGGGCGCCGGCCCGCACGCCGGTGACGCCAACGCCCCGCGCAACGGTCTCGACTGGGACGTGGTCAGCCACTTCCACGCCGTGCCCGCCTATCTCGTGACCGCCGGGGTGCTCGTGGCCGTCGTGCTGGCCTTCCGTCACCGGATCCAGGGTCTGTTCCGCTCCGCCGGGCTGACCCTGCTCGGCGTCACACTGCTCCAGGCGGCGATCGGCTTCATCCAGTACTACAACGGCATCCCGCCGCTCCTGGTGGGCTCGCACATGGTCGTCGGCGCACTGCTCATGGCCGCCGCCACGAACCTCGCGGATGTGAGCCGCTGGAGCCCCAAGGCCTGA
- a CDS encoding glucose-6-phosphate dehydrogenase assembly protein OpcA, with product MIVELPNTTTSKISKEITKLREQGGVIALGRVLTLVVLTRNGLEDEAIQAANEASREHPCRIIVLADAGAEEPDRLDAEIRVGGDAGASEVIVLRGYGRLSEESESLVSALLLPDAPIVAWWPHGAPEDASGTSIGRIAHRRITDSANEADPVAALDNIRRTYQAGDTDLAWTRLTNWRIQLAAAFDQVDDTPVTEVEVEGASDSASTLLLASWLALAFDVPVKIVEDPAGTGIRRVLIRRPSGDVQLHRPGTTVAELSQPDQPLQRISLPRRGLQDCLAEELRRLDPDEVFGEVLTEGLPRIAQRSA from the coding sequence ATGATCGTCGAACTTCCCAACACCACCACCTCCAAGATCTCCAAGGAGATCACCAAGCTGCGGGAACAGGGCGGCGTCATCGCCCTCGGCCGCGTGCTCACCCTGGTGGTCCTCACCCGCAACGGGCTGGAGGATGAGGCCATCCAGGCCGCCAACGAGGCCAGCCGCGAACACCCGTGCCGCATCATCGTGCTCGCGGACGCGGGCGCCGAGGAGCCGGACCGCCTGGACGCGGAGATCCGGGTCGGCGGTGACGCCGGCGCCTCCGAAGTGATCGTGCTGCGCGGCTACGGACGCCTCTCCGAGGAGAGCGAGTCCCTGGTGTCCGCTCTCCTGCTGCCGGATGCCCCGATCGTCGCCTGGTGGCCGCACGGAGCCCCGGAGGACGCCTCCGGGACGTCCATCGGCCGCATCGCCCACCGCCGGATCACCGATTCGGCCAACGAGGCCGATCCGGTCGCGGCACTGGACAACATCCGTCGCACCTACCAGGCGGGTGACACCGATCTGGCGTGGACGCGTCTGACCAACTGGCGCATCCAGCTCGCGGCGGCGTTCGATCAGGTGGACGACACTCCTGTCACCGAGGTCGAGGTGGAAGGCGCCAGCGACTCCGCGAGCACCCTGCTGCTCGCCTCCTGGCTCGCCCTGGCCTTCGACGTCCCCGTGAAGATCGTCGAGGACCCCGCCGGCACCGGAATCCGCCGTGTGCTGATCCGCCGCCCGTCCGGCGACGTCCAGCTGCACCGCCCGGGCACCACCGTCGCGGAGCTGAGCCAGCCCGATCAGCCTCTGCAGCGGATCTCCCTCCCGCGCCGCGGCCTTCAGGACTGCCTCGCCGAAGAATTGCGCCGGCTGGACCCGGACGAGGTCTTCGGTGAAGTATTGACCGAAGGATTGCCTCGAATCGCGCAAAGGAGTGCCTGA
- a CDS encoding glucose-6-phosphate isomerase translates to MSTLSYDAAGAAADAKTRHIGQLVEDHVATRIIAKDFTLWGPEAESESSIRLGWVEAPAVSRPLVDGIVSLREELHAEGVDHVVLCGMGGSSLAPEVITATAGVELTVLDSTDPEQVAAALADRLERTVVVVSSKSGSTVETDSQRRAFEAAFEAAGIDPKSRVVVVTDPGSPLDEAARAAGYRAVFNADPNVGGRFSALTAFGLVPSGLAGVDIAALLDEAEDTLEILNEDDTDNIGLALGAALGGTEPLRNKIVIVDNGSGIVGFADWAEQLIAESTGKSGKGLLPVVAPADAPELSLDAPDVLVVRLVSPEDDDAAATGNEVEIAGGLASQMVVWEFAVAVAGRLLGINPYDQPDVEAAKVAARGLLDARPEPVPADFTDGAIEVRGGEWLAEAEVNETVESALKALLGRLDDRGYVSVQAYLDRLAYPQLESVRNPLVSVTGRPVTFGWGPRFLHSTGQFHKGGPAEGVFLQITADSSTDVVIPERPFTFGQLISAQAAGDAQVLTDHGVPVLRLHLTDRAAGVRQLLDIVNNLGR, encoded by the coding sequence ATGAGCACCCTGAGCTACGACGCCGCCGGCGCGGCAGCCGACGCCAAGACCCGTCACATCGGCCAGCTGGTCGAGGACCACGTCGCCACACGGATCATCGCCAAGGACTTCACCCTGTGGGGTCCCGAGGCCGAGTCCGAGTCCTCCATCCGCCTCGGCTGGGTGGAGGCCCCGGCGGTCTCCCGTCCGCTCGTGGACGGGATCGTCAGCCTGCGCGAAGAGCTTCACGCCGAGGGGGTCGACCATGTCGTCCTCTGCGGCATGGGCGGCTCCTCCCTGGCCCCCGAGGTCATCACCGCGACGGCCGGCGTCGAGCTCACGGTGCTGGACAGCACCGACCCGGAGCAGGTCGCCGCGGCCCTCGCCGACCGCCTGGAGCGGACCGTCGTCGTCGTGTCGTCCAAGTCCGGTTCCACGGTGGAGACCGACTCGCAGCGTCGCGCTTTCGAGGCGGCGTTCGAGGCGGCCGGCATCGATCCGAAGAGCCGCGTGGTGGTCGTGACCGATCCGGGCTCGCCCCTGGATGAGGCCGCGCGCGCCGCAGGCTACCGGGCCGTCTTCAACGCGGACCCGAACGTCGGCGGCCGCTTCTCCGCGCTGACCGCCTTCGGCCTGGTGCCGTCGGGTCTGGCCGGCGTGGACATCGCGGCGCTCCTGGACGAGGCCGAGGACACCCTCGAGATCCTCAACGAGGACGACACGGACAACATCGGCCTCGCGCTCGGCGCCGCTCTCGGCGGCACCGAGCCGCTCCGGAACAAGATCGTGATCGTGGACAACGGTTCCGGGATCGTCGGATTCGCCGACTGGGCGGAGCAGCTGATCGCCGAATCCACCGGCAAGAGCGGCAAGGGCCTGCTGCCCGTCGTCGCGCCGGCGGACGCTCCGGAGCTGTCCCTGGACGCGCCTGATGTCCTGGTGGTCCGTCTGGTCTCCCCCGAGGACGACGACGCTGCCGCCACCGGCAACGAGGTCGAGATCGCCGGTGGGCTGGCGTCGCAGATGGTCGTCTGGGAGTTCGCGGTCGCCGTCGCGGGTCGCCTCCTCGGCATCAACCCGTACGACCAGCCCGATGTGGAGGCCGCCAAGGTCGCCGCACGCGGTCTGCTCGACGCCCGCCCGGAGCCGGTGCCCGCCGACTTCACCGACGGCGCCATCGAGGTGCGCGGCGGCGAGTGGCTGGCCGAGGCCGAGGTGAACGAAACCGTCGAGTCCGCCCTCAAGGCCCTGCTGGGCCGTCTGGATGACCGTGGGTACGTGAGCGTCCAGGCCTACCTGGACCGTCTCGCCTACCCGCAGCTCGAGTCGGTGCGCAACCCGCTCGTGTCCGTGACCGGGCGTCCCGTGACGTTCGGCTGGGGTCCGCGCTTCCTGCACTCCACCGGCCAGTTCCACAAGGGCGGCCCCGCCGAAGGCGTGTTCCTCCAGATCACGGCGGACAGCTCCACCGATGTGGTCATCCCGGAGAGGCCGTTCACCTTCGGACAGCTGATCTCGGCTCAGGCCGCTGGCGACGCCCAGGTCCTCACCGACCACGGCGTCCCGGTCCTCCGGCTGCACCTCACCGACCGCGCGGCCGGTGTGCGTCAGCTCCTGGACATCGTCAACAACCTGGGCCGCTGA
- a CDS encoding ABC transporter permease: MTANSTPAPGTGSGVRPGNPGLTAQRPASTLQRVLAQGRYETLTMLRNGEQLVLAIVLPLMALFALRFTPLLDDLQGARVDIAVPGVLALCTMSTAFTGQGISTGFDRRYGVLRFLSTTPLGRGGLIAGKILAVLSVLAIQTVVISVVGLFLGWQPNGVGLLLAIPLLILGAAAFTALGLLVAGTVRPEATLALTNLLWILLGALGGVVVPPGRLPGLIGEVAPFLPSGALGDALRAALLHGTVDVAAVVILVLWAGVAGVLAVKWFKWN, encoded by the coding sequence ATGACGGCCAACAGCACCCCCGCCCCCGGCACCGGGTCCGGCGTGCGCCCCGGCAATCCCGGGCTCACCGCCCAGCGTCCCGCATCCACCCTGCAGCGCGTCCTCGCCCAGGGACGCTACGAGACCCTGACGATGCTCCGCAACGGCGAGCAGCTCGTCCTCGCCATCGTGCTGCCGCTCATGGCGCTCTTCGCCCTGCGTTTCACCCCTCTTCTGGATGATCTCCAGGGCGCCCGTGTGGACATCGCCGTCCCCGGCGTGCTCGCCCTGTGCACCATGTCCACTGCCTTCACGGGCCAGGGCATCTCCACGGGCTTCGACCGCCGCTACGGCGTCCTCCGCTTCCTGTCCACCACGCCGCTGGGCCGCGGCGGACTGATCGCCGGCAAGATCCTGGCGGTTCTCTCCGTGCTGGCGATCCAGACCGTGGTGATCTCCGTGGTGGGCCTGTTCCTCGGCTGGCAGCCGAACGGAGTGGGCCTCCTGCTGGCGATCCCGCTGCTGATCCTGGGCGCCGCCGCCTTCACCGCCCTCGGCCTGCTCGTGGCGGGCACGGTGCGGCCCGAGGCCACCCTGGCCCTGACGAACCTCCTGTGGATCCTGCTCGGCGCCCTCGGCGGGGTCGTGGTCCCTCCGGGCCGTCTGCCCGGCCTGATCGGCGAGGTGGCGCCGTTCCTCCCGTCCGGCGCCCTGGGCGACGCCCTGCGCGCGGCGCTTCTGCACGGCACGGTGGACGTGGCCGCCGTCGTCATCCTGGTCCTCTGGGCCGGGGTGGCCGGGGTCCTGGCCGTGAAATGGTTCAAGTGGAATTGA
- the tkt gene encoding transketolase, which produces MEEQQLSWTDLDQRAVDTIRVLAADAVEKVGNGHPGTAMSLAPAAYLLFQKLMRHDPKNPDWVGRDRFILSPGHTSLTLYIQLFLSGYGLALEDLEALRTWGSLTPGHPEYKHTAGVEITTGPLGQGLASSVGFAYSGRRERGLFDADAPAGESPFDHTIWVIASDGDLQEGVTSEASSLAGLQELGNLVVLYDENHISIEDDTDIAFTEDVLKRYEAYGWHTQRVDWTKTGEYVEDVHELYNALLAAKAETGKPSIISLRTIIGYPAPTKQNTGKIHGSALGAGEVATLKEVLGFDPEKSFQVDPEVLAHARQVVERGAAAHQAWQEQFDAWSAANPEGAALLKRLEAHELPSDLSGALPVFEAGKDVSTRAASGKVLNAIGPVMPELWGGSADLAESNNTTLEGEPSFIPVGRSTNAWKGNPYGRVLHFGIREHAAASIVNGITLSGNTRAFSGTFLIFSDYQRPAIRLGALMGVPSLYVWTHDSIGLGEDGPTHQPVEQLASLRAIPGLDVVRPGDANEVAVAWHTMLENHENPAGIVLTRQNIPTYARGEGEASGDVFGSAAGTARGGYVLAEASRDGASVTPEVILIATGSEVQLAVEARESLQADGIPTRVVSMPCVEWFKKQDAAYQEAVLPAAVTARVSVEAGLALTWREFVGDAGRSISLEHFGASADYKRLFQEFGITTEAVVAAAKDSLDSLATA; this is translated from the coding sequence GTGGAAGAACAGCAACTGTCCTGGACTGATCTCGACCAGCGTGCGGTAGACACCATTCGCGTTCTGGCCGCAGATGCGGTGGAGAAGGTCGGCAACGGACACCCCGGGACGGCGATGAGCCTCGCCCCGGCCGCCTACCTGCTCTTCCAGAAACTGATGCGACACGATCCGAAGAACCCGGACTGGGTGGGCCGCGACCGCTTCATCCTCTCCCCCGGTCACACGTCGCTGACCCTGTACATCCAACTCTTCCTCTCCGGTTACGGCCTGGCGCTCGAAGACCTCGAGGCACTCCGCACCTGGGGCTCGCTGACCCCGGGCCACCCCGAGTACAAGCACACCGCCGGTGTCGAGATCACCACGGGCCCGCTCGGCCAGGGTCTCGCCTCCTCCGTCGGCTTCGCCTACTCCGGCCGCCGCGAGCGGGGCCTGTTCGACGCCGACGCCCCCGCGGGCGAGTCGCCGTTCGACCACACCATCTGGGTCATCGCCTCCGACGGCGACCTCCAGGAAGGCGTGACCTCCGAGGCCTCCTCGCTGGCCGGCCTGCAGGAGCTCGGCAACCTGGTCGTGCTGTACGACGAGAACCACATCTCGATCGAGGACGACACCGACATCGCGTTCACCGAGGATGTCCTCAAGCGCTACGAGGCGTACGGCTGGCACACGCAGCGCGTCGACTGGACCAAGACCGGCGAATACGTCGAGGACGTCCACGAGCTGTACAACGCCCTCCTTGCGGCCAAGGCGGAGACGGGCAAGCCGTCCATCATCTCCCTGCGCACCATCATCGGTTACCCGGCCCCCACCAAGCAGAACACCGGTAAGATCCACGGCTCCGCCCTCGGCGCCGGCGAGGTCGCCACCCTCAAGGAGGTCCTCGGCTTCGACCCCGAGAAGTCCTTCCAGGTGGACCCCGAGGTCCTGGCCCACGCCCGTCAGGTCGTGGAGCGCGGCGCCGCCGCCCACCAGGCCTGGCAGGAGCAGTTCGACGCCTGGTCCGCCGCGAACCCGGAGGGCGCCGCCCTCCTCAAGCGCCTCGAGGCCCACGAGCTGCCCTCCGACCTCTCGGGTGCGCTCCCCGTGTTCGAGGCCGGCAAGGACGTCTCCACCCGCGCCGCGTCCGGCAAGGTGCTCAACGCCATCGGCCCGGTCATGCCGGAACTGTGGGGCGGCTCCGCCGACCTCGCCGAGTCCAACAACACCACGCTGGAGGGTGAGCCGTCGTTCATCCCCGTGGGCCGCTCCACCAACGCGTGGAAGGGCAACCCGTACGGCCGCGTCCTGCACTTCGGCATCCGCGAGCACGCCGCCGCGTCGATCGTGAACGGCATCACGCTGTCGGGCAACACCCGCGCCTTCTCCGGGACCTTCCTGATCTTCTCGGACTACCAGCGTCCCGCCATCCGCCTCGGCGCCCTGATGGGCGTGCCGTCCCTGTACGTGTGGACGCACGACTCCATCGGCCTCGGCGAGGACGGCCCCACCCACCAGCCCGTGGAGCAGCTCGCCTCGCTGCGCGCGATCCCCGGTCTCGACGTCGTCCGTCCGGGCGACGCCAACGAGGTCGCCGTGGCCTGGCACACCATGCTGGAGAACCACGAGAACCCGGCAGGCATCGTCCTGACCCGCCAGAACATCCCGACCTACGCCCGTGGCGAAGGCGAGGCCTCCGGTGACGTCTTCGGCTCCGCGGCCGGCACCGCCCGCGGTGGTTACGTCCTGGCCGAGGCCAGCCGCGACGGCGCCTCCGTCACGCCGGAGGTCATCCTGATCGCCACCGGTTCCGAGGTCCAGCTGGCCGTCGAGGCCCGCGAGTCGCTCCAGGCCGACGGCATCCCGACCCGCGTCGTGTCCATGCCGTGTGTCGAGTGGTTCAAGAAGCAGGACGCCGCCTACCAGGAAGCCGTCCTCCCGGCCGCCGTGACCGCACGCGTCTCCGTCGAGGCGGGCCTCGCCCTGACCTGGCGCGAGTTCGTCGGCGACGCCGGCCGCTCCATCTCGCTCGAGCACTTCGGCGCCTCCGCCGACTACAAGCGCCTCTTCCAGGAGTTCGGCATCACCACCGAAGCAGTGGTCGCCGCCGCGAAGGACTCCCTGGACTCGCTGGCCACCGCCTGA
- a CDS encoding heme o synthase → MSTSESALRTPSLPQGGGFSRKLKAYVALTKPRVIELLLVSTLPTMIFAQRGFPSIGLMVATMVGGAFAAGSAGAFNCYIDRDIDKVMKRTKNRPLVTGEVTPREALVFATLLGIASILILWVGANGLSALLGLGAIFFYVVIYTLILKRRTAQNIVWGGAAGCFPVLIAWAAVRDTVEWPALVLFMVIFLWTPPHYWPLSMKYGEDYRKAEVPMLGAIAGAKVVSVQVVLYAWAMVACSLLMIPVGGAGWVYSIAAVLSGAWFLWESHSLYNQAQGENVDNKRAMKVFHGSISYLTVLFLALAVDPFVGGPLMAGF, encoded by the coding sequence GTGAGCACTTCAGAATCCGCCCTCCGCACGCCGTCATTGCCGCAGGGAGGCGGTTTCTCCCGCAAGCTGAAGGCGTACGTCGCCCTGACCAAGCCGCGTGTGATCGAGCTGCTGCTGGTGAGCACCCTGCCGACCATGATCTTCGCCCAGCGCGGCTTCCCGTCGATCGGCCTCATGGTCGCCACCATGGTGGGTGGCGCGTTCGCGGCCGGCAGCGCCGGAGCCTTCAACTGCTACATCGACCGTGACATCGACAAGGTGATGAAGCGCACCAAGAACCGGCCCCTCGTCACGGGCGAGGTCACGCCCCGGGAAGCGCTGGTCTTCGCGACCCTGCTCGGCATCGCGTCCATCCTGATCCTCTGGGTCGGCGCGAACGGCCTCTCCGCCCTGCTGGGCCTGGGTGCGATCTTCTTCTACGTGGTCATCTACACGCTGATCCTCAAGCGCCGCACCGCTCAGAACATCGTCTGGGGCGGGGCGGCCGGCTGCTTCCCGGTCCTGATCGCCTGGGCCGCCGTGCGGGACACGGTCGAATGGCCCGCGCTCGTCCTCTTCATGGTGATCTTCCTCTGGACCCCGCCGCACTACTGGCCCCTGTCCATGAAGTACGGCGAGGACTACCGCAAGGCCGAGGTCCCGATGCTCGGGGCCATCGCCGGCGCGAAGGTGGTCTCCGTCCAGGTCGTCCTGTACGCGTGGGCCATGGTCGCCTGCTCGCTGCTCATGATCCCGGTGGGCGGCGCCGGCTGGGTCTACTCGATCGCGGCCGTCCTGTCCGGCGCCTGGTTCCTCTGGGAGTCCCACAGCCTGTACAACCAGGCCCAGGGCGAGAATGTGGACAACAAGCGCGCCATGAAGGTCTTCCATGGCTCCATCAGCTACCTGACCGTGCTGTTCCTGGCTCTCGCCGTGGACCCGTTCGTCGGCGGCCCGCTCATGGCAGGCTTCTGA
- the zwf gene encoding glucose-6-phosphate dehydrogenase, producing the protein MPTREPGAQNGGLRNPLRDPRDRRLSRIAGPSSLVLFGVTGDLARKKLMPAVYDLANRGLLPPSFALVGFARRQWENEDFAAEVLESVKQHCRTPFDQRVWDQLSLGIRFVQGEFDDDEAFERLKATIEELDRERGTRGNHAFYLSIPPKAFELVCTQLSKHGLAQAEPGTWRRVVIEKPFGHDLESARALNDIVESVFPPDSVFRIDHYLGKETVQNILALRFANQLFEPIWNANYVDHVQITMAEDIGTGGRAGYYDGVGAARDVIQNHLLQLLALTAMEEPISFNAEDLRAEKEKVLAAVKLPDDLSTHSARGQFSGGLQGGEEVLGYLEEEGIPADSTTETFAAIRVDINTRRWAGAPFYLRTGKRLGRRVTEIAVVFKKAPNLLFRENGDEDFGQNAVVIRVQPDEGATIRFGSKVPGTQMEVRDVSMDFGYGHSFTESSPEAYERLILDVLLGEPPLFPRHQEVELSWKILDPFEEYWASLEEQPEPYAPGSWGPSSADELLARDGRTWRRP; encoded by the coding sequence ATGCCAACACGTGAACCTGGCGCCCAGAACGGCGGTCTCCGGAACCCCTTGCGGGATCCGCGGGACCGCCGTCTGAGCCGGATTGCCGGTCCGTCCTCCCTTGTCCTCTTCGGTGTCACGGGTGACCTCGCCCGTAAGAAGCTCATGCCGGCCGTGTATGACCTGGCCAACCGTGGGCTCCTCCCTCCCAGCTTCGCCCTGGTGGGCTTCGCCCGCCGGCAGTGGGAGAACGAGGATTTCGCCGCCGAGGTCCTCGAATCCGTCAAACAGCACTGCCGCACACCCTTCGATCAGCGGGTCTGGGACCAGCTGTCCCTGGGCATCCGCTTCGTGCAGGGTGAATTCGACGACGACGAGGCCTTCGAACGTCTCAAGGCCACCATCGAAGAACTCGACCGGGAACGGGGCACGCGCGGCAATCACGCGTTCTACCTCTCCATCCCGCCGAAGGCCTTCGAGCTCGTCTGCACCCAGCTGTCCAAGCACGGCCTGGCTCAGGCCGAGCCGGGCACCTGGCGCCGAGTGGTCATCGAAAAGCCCTTCGGCCATGACCTCGAGTCGGCCCGCGCGCTGAACGACATCGTCGAATCCGTGTTCCCCCCGGACTCGGTGTTCCGCATCGACCACTACCTCGGCAAGGAGACGGTCCAGAACATCCTGGCCCTCCGCTTCGCCAATCAGCTCTTCGAGCCGATCTGGAATGCCAACTACGTGGACCACGTGCAGATCACCATGGCCGAGGACATCGGCACCGGTGGCCGCGCGGGCTACTACGACGGCGTGGGCGCGGCCCGCGACGTCATCCAGAACCACCTCCTGCAGCTCCTCGCGCTGACGGCCATGGAGGAGCCCATCTCCTTCAACGCCGAAGACCTTCGCGCGGAGAAGGAGAAGGTCCTGGCGGCCGTCAAGCTGCCGGATGACCTCTCGACGCACTCCGCCCGGGGTCAGTTCTCCGGCGGTCTTCAGGGCGGCGAGGAAGTCCTCGGCTACCTGGAGGAGGAAGGGATCCCGGCGGACTCCACCACGGAGACCTTCGCGGCGATCCGGGTGGACATCAACACCCGTCGCTGGGCCGGTGCGCCGTTCTATCTGCGCACGGGCAAGCGTCTTGGCCGCCGCGTGACCGAGATCGCCGTCGTCTTCAAGAAGGCGCCGAACCTCCTGTTCCGGGAGAACGGCGACGAGGACTTCGGCCAGAACGCCGTGGTCATCCGCGTCCAGCCCGATGAGGGCGCCACCATCCGCTTCGGTTCCAAGGTTCCGGGCACGCAGATGGAGGTCCGCGACGTCTCGATGGACTTCGGCTACGGCCACTCCTTCACCGAGTCCAGCCCCGAAGCGTACGAGCGCCTCATCCTGGACGTCCTGCTGGGCGAGCCGCCGCTCTTCCCGCGCCACCAGGAGGTGGAGCTGTCCTGGAAGATCCTCGATCCGTTCGAGGAGTACTGGGCGAGCCTGGAGGAACAACCCGAACCGTATGCCCCGGGCAGCTGGGGTCCGTCCTCCGCGGACGAGCTCCTGGCCCGCGACGGACGCACCTGGAGAAGGCCATGA
- the tal gene encoding transaldolase produces MSTPTAELSNAGVSIWLDDLSRKRLNTGNLQELIAEKNVVGVTTNPSIFQAAITGGQDYAAQIKELAAAGADAEKAVFEITTSDVADACDVFAEVAKATDGVDGRVSIEVDPRKAWDTEGTIAEAKELHAKVGKDNVHIKIPATQEGLEAITATIAEGISVNVTLIFSLERYRAVINAYLNGLEQAKAKGLDLSKIHSVASFFVSRVDTEIDKRLNTLGTDEAAALKGKAGVANARLAYQVFEELFSTERWNVLAAAGARPQRPLWASTGVKDPAYPDTLYVTGLVAQGVVNTMPEKTLDAVFDHGDVTGDTITGTFAESNEVLDALEKIGISYNDVVAKLETEGLDKFVASWKELLADVQAALDTASKEG; encoded by the coding sequence ATGAGCACTCCCACTGCAGAACTGTCCAACGCCGGTGTCTCCATCTGGCTTGACGACCTCTCCCGCAAGCGCCTGAACACGGGCAATCTTCAGGAGCTCATCGCCGAGAAGAACGTGGTCGGCGTGACCACCAACCCGAGCATCTTCCAGGCGGCCATCACGGGCGGCCAGGACTACGCCGCGCAGATCAAGGAACTGGCAGCCGCCGGGGCCGACGCCGAGAAGGCCGTCTTCGAGATCACGACCTCCGACGTCGCGGACGCCTGCGACGTCTTCGCCGAGGTGGCCAAGGCCACCGACGGTGTCGACGGCCGTGTCTCCATCGAGGTCGATCCCCGCAAGGCGTGGGACACCGAGGGCACCATCGCCGAGGCGAAGGAACTGCACGCCAAGGTCGGCAAGGACAACGTCCACATCAAGATCCCCGCCACCCAGGAAGGCCTGGAGGCCATCACGGCCACCATCGCCGAGGGCATCAGCGTCAACGTGACCCTGATCTTCTCCCTGGAGCGTTACCGCGCGGTCATCAACGCCTACCTGAACGGTCTGGAGCAGGCCAAGGCCAAGGGTCTGGACCTCTCCAAGATCCACTCGGTCGCTTCCTTCTTCGTCTCCCGCGTGGACACCGAGATCGACAAGCGCCTGAACACGCTGGGCACCGACGAGGCCGCGGCCCTCAAGGGCAAGGCCGGCGTGGCGAACGCCCGCCTCGCGTACCAGGTCTTCGAGGAGCTCTTCTCCACCGAGCGCTGGAACGTGCTGGCCGCCGCAGGCGCCCGCCCGCAGCGCCCGCTCTGGGCCTCCACCGGCGTGAAGGACCCGGCGTACCCGGACACCCTGTACGTGACGGGGCTCGTCGCACAGGGCGTGGTGAACACCATGCCGGAGAAGACCCTCGACGCCGTCTTCGACCACGGCGACGTCACCGGTGACACCATCACCGGCACGTTCGCCGAGTCGAACGAGGTCCTGGACGCACTCGAGAAGATCGGCATCTCCTACAACGACGTCGTGGCCAAGCTCGAGACCGAAGGTCTCGACAAGTTCGTGGCCAGCTGGAAGGAACTGCTGGCCGACGTCCAGGCCGCTCTCGACACCGCATCCAAGGAAGGCTGA